The region TCTACCTTGTCCATGGCCTCTTGTGTCTTTTCCCAAAATTCACTAAAAAATGGTTTTATGGAAGCAAACACATGCTTTGATTGATCCGGCACTTTTTCAAGGATGGGATAGGTGATAGAACTTGATTTGGTCTCCGGGCTGATGACTTTGATCTGATTCAGAAACCAGATCAGTGAGCTAAAGATAATTAAAGTCATCAGTGCCGAACTAAGTCCACCTGCAAGCTGATTTATAAAATTTATGTGGGCGGTCTCAAGAATCTTCTCCAATCCATTGCCAATCATCCTGATTCCTAACAGCACCAAAATAAAAGTGGCTACAAAACCAAGAATGATGGTCATGCGAGGATCTATATCCAATATTTTTTCCAGTAAGGAAACCATCCAATAAGAAAACTTCAAGGTGACCAAAAGCCCT is a window of Candidatus Vicinibacter affinis DNA encoding:
- a CDS encoding CvpA family protein → MILDIVCGILLAGSFYLGYSKGIIKTVFGILSIFIGLLVTLKFSYWMVSLLEKILDIDPRMTIILGFVATFILVLLGIRMIGNGLEKILETAHINFINQLAGGLSSALMTLIIFSSLIWFLNQIKVISPETKSSSITYPILEKVPDQSKHVFASIKPFFSEFWEKTQEAMDKVDETNSKKNTPAE